The genomic segment CGAGCGGTTTTCGGCGGCGGTGTTCCGGCGCGCGTTCATGGCGGAAGTCACGCGCACGATCGCCGCGGCCGGCTGGCCTCAGCAGGTTGCCAGTGTGGAGACGGCTGAACGCGATCGGGCGACTGCGGACGTCGCGTGGCCACGCGAGGCATCGCCGAAGAGCGATTGGGGACGCTGAAGCTGATCGGCAAGCCGGGTTGGCGCGGTGTCGGCCGCCTCGTATCAGGAACGTCGCTTTGCGCGAATAAACGGGTTTTGTCTTACCGCAGTGGGTTGCGTAGTGGGTTGTAAAGCACGGTTGTAAAACAGCCGCCCGGACTCGCTGTCCGGCTGGCTATCGATGTCGATCCGCTTTGTCTGGTCTCTCAGGTAGTCATGCATTGTCGATGCGCGATTACACGCGGGCAAATACGCAGCGGGTTATTTCAAAGAAAGCGTTGCTGGACTTCATAAAGAGACATCCGGGTGCGTGCATTGCGCCATTGACGTCGTATTCACTGGCGCAGGCTTGCCTCGCGTATGGCTATAACGACCTGAAGCAGACGTTCGCTTGCGTGGATTCCTTACCGCCTGCACCGTGTTGGCGTAGGCGGCAACCGGTACCGGATAGTCGCGGCGATTACTACAACAGGCAGTCGTTATTCGTTCGTCACCTGGTGACGCATGCGGAGTACGACCTTTGGACGAGGAAGAATTTAAACTCATGAATGCCGATCGCCTTCCGGGAGACTTTCCCGACATCGCTCAAACCTGGGCCACGCTGCAAGCCGAGCTGCCGATCAAACCGATTCGTTCAGAAGAGGATTATCAGCAGATGGTGCGGGTCGCCAACTCGTTGTCCGATCATCTGAAAGGCAACGCAGAGGATCCGCTCGCCGATCTGTTCGCGATCGTGTCGGATCTGGTCGAAAGTTGGGAAATACAGCACGTGACGATTCCAAAGGGGGAGCCGCGCGAAGTGCTCCGGCACCTGCTGGAAACACACGGGCTCAAGCAGAAGGACCTGATAGGTATCGCATCGCCCACCGTGGTGAGCGACATCCTTGCAGGGCGGCGCGCCATCAGCAAGAAGGTGGCGAAGGCGCTGGCGCAGCGTTTTCATACCGACGTCAGCGCGTTTCTGTAGACAGCGCGCGGTGCGAGGTGTGAGATGTACCGGGCGTGCCTCGCGCTGTGCTGACCGTCATGGCTCACGCATTTCAACGACTCGTTCTATTCGTCCGACGCCGGCGGCTTGTGTTTCAGCTGCCGGCGCCGGCGTTTTTGTCCGTTCGCTGCATTCGTTGAAAGATCGCCGGGGCGATAAAAAAGGGCCGCGCTTTGGCTTGGCGCGGCCCTTGTTACCTAAGCTAAACGCGGTCGATGTCCGGTGCGGACCTTATGGTCGTCTCGATGGAAACGGTTCGCTACCCGCGCCGCGTGCGTCGCGCCATTGTCGACGCACGCGACCAGCCGTGCCGATGCGCGCTGCTTCCTGCTTCGCGGCACGCATCGCGTGCAAACTCAAATGCCATTTGCGCAGCGCAAGCGCGACGCCGCCGGGCGCGAAAACCTGCAGCAACGCGCGCAGCAACCCGGGCTCCGCACGTTCGCCGATCAACGCGCAATAGGCGGCAAAAGCTCGCCGTCCCGCAGGCGTCAGGTATTCGCACATGATGAGCCGCCGATTGAACGACGCGTGATAGAACGCCGTGTCGTCGAATGGCGAAGCGGGGTGTGAATCGTCGCGGCCGGGTCGGGTGCCGAAGTGGTCGACCAGCAGCGACGG from the Paraburkholderia fungorum genome contains:
- a CDS encoding helix-turn-helix domain-containing protein — its product is MNADRLPGDFPDIAQTWATLQAELPIKPIRSEEDYQQMVRVANSLSDHLKGNAEDPLADLFAIVSDLVESWEIQHVTIPKGEPREVLRHLLETHGLKQKDLIGIASPTVVSDILAGRRAISKKVAKALAQRFHTDVSAFL